Proteins from a genomic interval of Caulobacter rhizosphaerae:
- a CDS encoding LamG domain-containing protein, with the protein MANSAMIRRDLLLGAAASLAAGPALAAAKSAAAKPAAVVWTFDCLDRIGGEATRVEGAPTVIDTPLGKAVLFDGVDDALFIDRHPLAGAATFTFEAFIRPDGGVFAQRWFHLASDEPIPAPATPSNTRMLFELRVVGDQWYLDAFVNGPGYKQTLVAPDKLFPVGRWRHVAQTYDGETYRAYVDGQLQGEAKIAFTPQGPGRASVGVRMNRVDYFKGAIRQARFTPAALKPEMFLKLPAGI; encoded by the coding sequence ATGGCCAATAGCGCAATGATCCGCCGCGACCTTCTGCTTGGCGCCGCCGCCAGTCTGGCCGCCGGGCCCGCCCTCGCCGCCGCCAAGTCCGCCGCCGCCAAGCCTGCCGCCGTCGTCTGGACCTTCGACTGCCTGGACCGCATCGGCGGCGAAGCGACCCGTGTCGAGGGCGCGCCGACCGTGATCGACACGCCGCTGGGCAAGGCGGTGCTGTTCGACGGCGTCGACGACGCCCTGTTCATCGACCGCCATCCCCTGGCGGGCGCCGCCACCTTCACCTTCGAGGCCTTCATCCGGCCCGACGGCGGCGTGTTCGCCCAGCGGTGGTTCCATCTGGCTTCCGACGAGCCGATCCCCGCGCCCGCCACGCCGTCCAACACCCGGATGCTGTTCGAGCTGCGCGTGGTCGGGGACCAGTGGTACCTCGACGCCTTCGTCAACGGGCCGGGCTACAAGCAGACCCTGGTCGCTCCCGACAAGCTGTTTCCGGTCGGCCGCTGGCGCCACGTGGCCCAGACCTATGACGGCGAGACCTACCGCGCCTATGTCGACGGCCAGCTGCAGGGCGAGGCGAAGATCGCCTTCACCCCGCAAGGCCCCGGGCGGGCCTCTGTCGGCGTGCGGATGAACCGGGTCGACTACTTCAAGGGCGCGATCCGCCAGGCCCGCTTCACGCCCGCCGCGCTCAAGCCGGAGATGTTCCTGAAGCTGCCGGCGGGGATCTAG